The following are encoded in a window of Clostridium thermarum genomic DNA:
- the glgA gene encoding glycogen synthase GlgA, whose protein sequence is MKVLFAASEAHPFIKVGGLGDVAYALPKALRKSGIDARVIVPKYGTIAEQLRNSMHTLATFNVPVGWRNQYGGLQYMEYDGIPFYFIDNEYYFKRENAYGYYDDGERFAYFCRAILEAIRFMDDFTPDIIHCNDWHTGAVIPILKAHFSWDAQFSGIKTVYTIHNLQYQGVFPKEILGDLLGLGWEYFTEDKMKYYDAVSFMKGGITMADKISTVSSSYAEEIKTPYYGEGLDGLLRARSWDLWGIVNGIDTEIFNPVTDSELFFNYNGGNLENKMRNKEELQKSLNLPVNRNIPMIGMVTRLVDQKGLDLLEHVIEEVLQMELQLVVLGTGDPKYENMMKHFAWKYPSKVSAHIYFNNSLAKKIYASSDMFLMPSKFEPCGIGQLLALRYGTIPIVRETGGLKDTVQAYNEFSGEGNGFSFTNYNAHDMLYTIRRAVQFYYDRKDVWNELVRRAMYEDNSWTRSAYKYIELYTSIM, encoded by the coding sequence ATGAAAGTATTGTTTGCAGCATCAGAGGCCCACCCTTTTATAAAAGTTGGGGGCCTGGGAGACGTAGCATATGCTCTACCCAAAGCGCTTAGAAAATCAGGAATAGATGCCAGGGTAATAGTACCTAAGTATGGGACAATAGCTGAACAGCTAAGAAATTCCATGCACACCCTTGCGACCTTTAATGTGCCGGTAGGCTGGAGAAATCAATATGGGGGACTTCAATATATGGAGTATGACGGCATACCTTTTTACTTCATAGATAATGAATACTACTTCAAAAGAGAAAATGCCTATGGCTACTACGACGACGGAGAGAGATTTGCATATTTTTGCAGAGCCATATTGGAAGCTATAAGATTCATGGACGATTTTACACCAGACATCATACACTGTAATGATTGGCATACCGGTGCAGTTATTCCTATACTGAAGGCACACTTTAGCTGGGATGCACAATTCTCAGGAATCAAAACAGTATATACAATACATAATCTTCAATATCAAGGGGTATTCCCCAAGGAAATATTGGGTGATTTACTGGGCTTAGGCTGGGAGTATTTCACTGAAGACAAGATGAAATATTATGATGCTGTGTCCTTCATGAAGGGAGGAATTACTATGGCCGATAAAATATCTACAGTCAGCAGCAGCTACGCTGAGGAAATAAAGACCCCTTACTACGGGGAAGGCCTTGATGGATTACTGAGGGCAAGAAGCTGGGACTTATGGGGTATCGTTAACGGCATAGATACGGAGATCTTTAACCCGGTAACAGACAGTGAGCTATTCTTTAATTATAATGGCGGAAACTTAGAAAATAAGATGAGAAATAAGGAGGAGCTTCAGAAAAGTCTTAACCTTCCTGTTAACAGAAATATTCCTATGATTGGTATGGTAACTCGTCTGGTAGACCAAAAGGGGCTGGACCTCTTGGAACATGTCATTGAAGAAGTCCTTCAAATGGAACTGCAATTGGTTGTTTTAGGAACTGGAGACCCCAAATATGAGAATATGATGAAGCATTTTGCCTGGAAGTATCCGTCTAAAGTTTCGGCTCATATTTACTTTAATAACAGTTTAGCCAAGAAGATATATGCTTCTTCAGATATGTTCCTTATGCCTTCAAAGTTTGAACCCTGTGGAATAGGCCAGCTATTAGCATTGAGATATGGTACTATTCCTATTGTAAGAGAAACCGGTGGTCTTAAGGATACGGTGCAGGCGTATAACGAATTTTCCGGAGAGGGAAACGGCTTCTCCTTCACCAATTATAATGCTCATGACATGCTCTATACCATAAGACGTGCGGTGCAATTCTACTATGATAGGAAAGATGTGTGGAATGAACTGGTAAGGAGAGCCATGTACGAAGACAATAGCTGGACCAGATCTGCATACAAATATATTGAACTTTACACAAGTATAATGTAA
- the glgD gene encoding glucose-1-phosphate adenylyltransferase subunit GlgD: MLKDYMGILNLNEKEENIKNLTRNRTVASIPVAGRYRIIDFVISNMVNAGIQNIGVFTKSKSRSLIDHLGGGKPWDLDRKNGGMFVFNFGYGNPSLEDVEMFRNNIDYLQLSKENNVILSASYMICNIDYIEAVKYHEQSGNDITIIYKKAKNCAVNFLDCDVLNMDKDNRVLSVGKNVGVHDSNNIAMEMFIMKKQVLVELIYKCITTGICRKVKHAIYRTLNEYKVGGYEFKGYVACINSLQSYYKFNMDCLDVKVSKELFFNNGLIYTKVKDEAPTKYSEGCKVTNSLIANGCIIEGTVENSVIFRRVKIKKGAVVRNCIIMQNSIIGEGAELTNIITDKNITVGNEKVLRGDEEIPLVIEKVSVL; this comes from the coding sequence ATGTTAAAAGATTATATGGGAATTTTGAACTTAAATGAAAAGGAAGAAAATATAAAAAATCTGACAAGGAATAGAACGGTGGCTTCTATACCGGTGGCAGGAAGATATAGAATAATTGACTTCGTAATATCCAATATGGTAAATGCAGGCATACAGAATATAGGTGTATTTACAAAAAGTAAGTCCCGATCTTTAATAGATCACCTGGGTGGAGGAAAGCCCTGGGACCTGGATAGGAAAAACGGAGGAATGTTTGTATTTAATTTTGGTTATGGAAATCCGTCATTAGAAGATGTAGAGATGTTCAGAAACAATATCGATTATCTGCAATTGAGCAAGGAAAATAACGTAATACTCTCTGCATCCTATATGATATGCAATATAGACTACATTGAAGCCGTAAAGTATCATGAACAGTCCGGAAATGATATAACAATCATATACAAGAAGGCAAAGAATTGCGCAGTAAACTTTTTGGACTGTGATGTACTCAATATGGATAAGGACAATAGAGTGCTCAGTGTGGGGAAGAATGTTGGAGTACACGACAGCAATAATATTGCCATGGAAATGTTCATAATGAAAAAGCAGGTGTTGGTGGAGCTCATATACAAGTGCATAACCACAGGTATTTGCAGAAAAGTAAAGCATGCCATTTATAGAACCCTGAACGAATATAAGGTAGGAGGATATGAATTCAAAGGTTATGTTGCATGTATAAACTCCTTGCAATCCTATTATAAATTTAACATGGACTGTCTTGATGTGAAGGTTAGTAAAGAATTATTCTTTAACAACGGACTCATATACACTAAAGTGAAGGATGAAGCACCAACAAAGTATTCAGAAGGCTGTAAGGTTACAAACTCCTTGATAGCAAATGGATGTATAATTGAGGGGACAGTAGAAAATTCAGTGATCTTCAGAAGAGTAAAGATTAAAAAGGGTGCAGTGGTTAGGAACTGCATCATCATGCAGAATTCTATCATCGGAGAAGGTGCAGAACTGACTAATATCATTACTGATAAAAACATAACCGTAGGTAATGAGAAAGTACTCAGAGGAGATGAGGAAATACCTCTGGTTATTGAAAAAGTAAGTGTATTATAG
- a CDS encoding glycogen/starch/alpha-glucan phosphorylase: MYIDKETIKRDFKKKLTSMFAEEVQDASPLHQYQALGALVKEYASENWMKTRKQYTEKKEKQVYYFSMEFLIGRLLMSNLINLGIKDECERALKDLGIDLGELEEVEVDAGLGNGGLGRLAACFLDSMASLGIPGHGCGIRYNYGLFEQKIVDGYQVEIPDNWLRDGNVWETRKEDKAVEVRFGGYVETSFENNKLTFHHRNYEPIIAVPYDIPIVGYHNNTVNTLRLWSAEPVGREFDFSSFSKGEYTKAVEYKSWVEAISQVLYPDDSREEGRILRLKQQYFFVSAGIQSIIRRFKKLGVPIQRFDEYIAIHINDTHPAVAVAELMRILVDAEGLSWDEAWRITTNTMAYTNHTIMSEALEKWPIDMFRNILPRIYMIVEEINRRFVEELSARYPGDEERIRNMAIIGYGNIRMAHLAIVGSHSVNGVAKLHTEILKKQELANFYQYYPNKFNNKTNGITHRRWLIQANPRLASVISSAIGNKWIYVPTDLRRLMGFSKDASFQRKISQVKYDNKVDFSNYVKEHYDVDIDPNSIFDVQVKRLHAYKRQLLNVFHIMDLYNRLKENPDLDIVPRTFIFGAKASPSYYLAKQIIKLINTVADKVNKDTSIKGKLKVVFLENYRVSLAEKIIPAADVSEQISTTTKEASGTGNMKFMMNGAVTIATLDGANIEIRDEVGDDNIVIFGMKDYEVLNYYRNGGYSAMEVYRNDIRLTRIVDSLINGSFNVSYNEFKMIYDSLLYQNDEYFVLKDFDSYVNAQNRINELYKDKAKWQEMCICNIANSGEFSSDHTIIHYSKGIWNTKPTIIL, translated from the coding sequence ATGTATATCGATAAGGAAACTATAAAAAGAGATTTTAAAAAGAAATTGACCTCAATGTTTGCGGAAGAAGTACAGGATGCTTCACCGCTTCATCAATATCAGGCATTAGGTGCACTAGTGAAGGAATATGCCTCGGAGAATTGGATGAAGACCAGAAAGCAGTATACCGAGAAAAAAGAAAAGCAAGTATACTACTTTTCTATGGAGTTTTTGATCGGAAGATTGCTTATGAGCAATCTTATAAATCTTGGTATAAAGGATGAATGCGAAAGGGCCTTAAAGGATTTAGGAATTGATCTAGGGGAATTAGAAGAAGTTGAAGTAGATGCTGGACTGGGTAACGGTGGACTTGGAAGATTAGCCGCCTGTTTCCTGGATTCTATGGCGTCCTTGGGAATACCCGGCCATGGCTGTGGTATAAGGTATAACTACGGACTATTCGAGCAGAAAATTGTAGACGGATATCAGGTAGAAATTCCGGATAATTGGCTGAGAGACGGGAACGTATGGGAAACCCGTAAAGAAGATAAGGCTGTAGAAGTTCGGTTTGGGGGATATGTAGAAACATCCTTTGAGAACAATAAGCTTACCTTCCATCACCGCAATTATGAGCCAATTATTGCTGTACCCTATGATATTCCAATAGTAGGCTACCATAATAATACGGTAAACACTTTAAGACTTTGGAGTGCTGAGCCCGTAGGCAGAGAATTTGACTTTAGCTCCTTCAGTAAGGGTGAATACACAAAGGCAGTTGAGTATAAGTCCTGGGTAGAGGCAATTTCCCAAGTATTATATCCGGATGATTCAAGAGAAGAAGGTAGAATTTTAAGACTTAAGCAGCAGTACTTCTTTGTAAGTGCAGGTATTCAGAGTATAATAAGAAGATTCAAGAAGCTGGGAGTGCCTATTCAAAGGTTTGACGAGTATATTGCCATACACATCAATGACACTCATCCTGCAGTGGCTGTAGCTGAATTAATGAGAATATTGGTTGATGCTGAGGGTTTATCCTGGGACGAAGCCTGGAGAATAACTACAAATACAATGGCCTATACTAACCACACAATAATGTCCGAAGCCTTGGAAAAGTGGCCAATAGATATGTTTAGAAATATACTTCCAAGAATCTATATGATAGTGGAAGAAATTAACAGACGATTTGTGGAAGAACTCTCTGCAAGATATCCCGGTGATGAGGAAAGAATAAGAAATATGGCCATCATAGGCTACGGAAATATTAGAATGGCACACTTAGCTATAGTAGGAAGCCATTCTGTAAATGGAGTTGCCAAGCTTCATACGGAAATTCTTAAAAAGCAGGAATTAGCTAATTTCTATCAGTACTATCCAAATAAATTTAATAACAAGACAAATGGTATCACCCATAGAAGATGGCTGATCCAAGCAAATCCAAGACTGGCATCAGTTATTAGCAGTGCTATAGGAAACAAGTGGATATACGTGCCAACAGACCTCAGAAGATTGATGGGCTTTTCCAAGGATGCTTCCTTCCAGCGCAAGATCAGTCAAGTGAAGTATGATAATAAGGTGGATTTCTCCAACTATGTGAAGGAACACTACGATGTAGACATAGATCCAAACTCTATATTTGACGTTCAAGTAAAGAGACTACATGCATACAAGAGACAGCTCTTAAATGTATTCCACATAATGGACCTTTACAATAGACTAAAGGAAAATCCTGATTTGGATATAGTGCCAAGAACCTTTATCTTTGGGGCTAAGGCATCTCCAAGCTACTATCTTGCAAAGCAGATAATAAAGCTTATTAATACTGTAGCAGACAAGGTTAATAAGGATACTTCTATAAAAGGCAAACTTAAGGTAGTATTTCTGGAAAACTACAGGGTGTCACTGGCAGAAAAGATAATCCCTGCTGCAGATGTCAGCGAGCAGATCTCAACAACCACAAAGGAGGCTTCAGGTACCGGCAATATGAAGTTCATGATGAACGGTGCTGTAACAATAGCTACCCTTGACGGGGCCAACATAGAAATAAGGGATGAGGTCGGAGATGACAATATAGTAATCTTTGGTATGAAAGACTACGAAGTATTGAACTACTACAGAAATGGCGGATACTCTGCTATGGAGGTATACAGAAATGACATCAGACTTACCAGAATAGTAGATAGTCTTATAAACGGAAGTTTCAACGTATCCTATAATGAGTTTAAGATGATATATGATTCCTTGCTATATCAAAATGATGAGTATTTTGTACTAAAGGACTTTGATTCCTATGTAAATGCCCAAAACAGAATAAATGAGCTGTATAAGGATAAGGCAAAGTGGCAGGAAATGTGCATTTGCAATATAGCAAATTCCGGGGAATTCTCCAGTGACCATACCATTATCCACTATAGCAAGGGAATTTGGAATACAAAACCAACTATAATTCTATAG
- a CDS encoding glucose-1-phosphate adenylyltransferase, whose amino-acid sequence MAQKDMIAMILAGGQGSRLGILTKKVAKPAVPFGGKYRIIDFALSNCANSGIDTVGVLTQYQPLILNTHIGIGSPWDLDRRNGGVSLLPPYMNEEGGNWYKGTANAIYQNIGFVDIYDPEYVLILSGDHIYKMDYSKMLDYHKEKGADATIAVLEVPLKEASRFGIMNADSDNNIYEFEEKPKSPKSNLASMGIYIFNWKVLKKYLKEDEMDKNSSNDFGKNIIPNMLAANKKLVAYPFKGYWKDVGTVESLWEAHMDLINDDNELNIHDNSWKIYSANPIRPAQYVGPQADVKKSIVVEGCVVFGEVKNSVLFHGVYIGKNSKIIDSVILPNTKIGDNVTIERAIIGSDATIRKGCKIGNSSKITLIGEGQDIKKDTVIE is encoded by the coding sequence ATGGCCCAAAAAGATATGATTGCTATGATACTGGCAGGAGGCCAGGGCAGTAGGTTAGGGATTTTGACAAAAAAGGTTGCAAAGCCTGCAGTACCTTTTGGAGGGAAGTATAGAATAATAGACTTTGCCCTCAGTAACTGCGCCAACTCCGGCATAGATACAGTAGGAGTACTAACCCAGTATCAGCCATTAATATTAAATACCCATATAGGCATAGGAAGTCCATGGGATCTTGATAGGAGAAACGGAGGAGTAAGCTTATTGCCACCTTATATGAATGAAGAGGGTGGAAACTGGTATAAGGGAACAGCTAATGCTATTTATCAAAATATCGGTTTTGTGGACATATATGACCCAGAATATGTTCTTATATTATCCGGAGACCATATTTATAAAATGGATTATTCAAAAATGTTGGACTATCATAAGGAAAAAGGTGCTGATGCTACCATAGCAGTTCTTGAAGTGCCATTAAAAGAAGCCAGCAGATTTGGAATAATGAATGCGGATTCTGACAATAACATCTATGAGTTTGAGGAAAAACCCAAAAGCCCAAAGAGCAATCTTGCATCTATGGGAATATACATATTCAACTGGAAGGTTCTTAAGAAGTATCTAAAAGAAGATGAGATGGATAAAAACTCAAGTAATGACTTCGGAAAGAATATTATTCCCAATATGCTTGCTGCTAATAAGAAGCTTGTAGCATATCCTTTTAAGGGCTATTGGAAGGATGTTGGTACTGTAGAAAGCTTATGGGAAGCTCATATGGATTTAATAAATGATGATAATGAACTTAATATTCATGACAACAGCTGGAAGATATATTCTGCAAATCCCATCAGACCTGCTCAATATGTTGGGCCCCAGGCAGATGTAAAAAAATCAATAGTAGTTGAAGGCTGTGTGGTTTTTGGTGAAGTTAAGAATTCCGTACTATTCCATGGTGTTTATATAGGTAAAAATTCCAAGATTATAGATTCCGTAATACTGCCCAATACAAAGATAGGTGACAATGTAACCATAGAGAGGGCAATAATTGGCTCCGATGCTACTATAAGAAAAGGATGTAAAATTGGAAATTCTTCAAAAATTACTTTGATCGGTGAAGGTCAGGATATTAAGAAAGATACTGTTATTGAGTAG
- a CDS encoding bifunctional diguanylate cyclase/phosphodiesterase, whose product MHIKKRLPADIILLVSIPLIVLGRIIYSYLDKILVDESERKMKALAEIQANYIMDAIENERLQTRLITKESVVKDILNHKDGNSSESTIDIELILRAEESFASGVMDYNLVQDIFLTDSSGKVLVDLDNGYELAGQEAMWDIERSSVMVYGGKSTIFQGKLYFNNILVITEPVYDRNWDILGAVGKIINLSSLAEKVLKSKFDNSGYFYFVDSEGIIIGHPDPEKIGIKTENAKLIEVLSELDNSDIQQSRVDKYQYEDKEKFMAYKVIPGLKWVAVATEDMAEIKEPASISFYIINVATIMLVIGGAFISIRISRSITKPIENLMYNMKMVEEGDLTVQCHIDSKDELGMLSNSFNMMVGKLNLSYDELSALYEQLSATEEELRAQYEELQISEEAQRKNAEKLEFMVYYDVLTQLPNKMSYIRELDEKLSNFKEGCYSGVVMLIDLDNFKNINDTLGHDYGDLLIKELAKRLNSIKDKDDRLYRIGGDEYVILRNSEEAYKDVREFANRILDVISEKYTLADKSIYISGSIGIAEYPKDGNSAKLILKSADTAMNHAKEKGKNRYELFDNSMYDILERKLKIEDILRRALIENDFYLVYQPQYDIASNRIVGFEALLRIDEEKYGAIAPSEFIPIAEETGLIVPIGEWALREACTRDRIWRRLGYNYDTLSVNISSVQLQHPEFLDKIKEIIKETGISPQNLELEITESILMESIDYSVSMLSQLRAMGINVALDDFGTGYSSLNYLKKLPITTLKMDKSFIDEISLSDKEEAVAKSIIDMAHTMDLYVVAEGVELPEQLDILSAQQCDRVQGYLLSKPLPESMISGIFT is encoded by the coding sequence TTGCATATAAAAAAACGTCTTCCAGCGGACATTATACTATTGGTATCTATACCGTTAATAGTATTAGGCAGGATTATTTATTCATATTTAGATAAGATATTAGTGGATGAAAGCGAAAGAAAAATGAAGGCTTTAGCAGAAATTCAGGCTAATTATATAATGGATGCCATTGAAAATGAAAGACTGCAGACTAGATTAATTACAAAAGAAAGTGTAGTTAAAGATATATTGAATCACAAAGACGGAAATAGCAGTGAAAGTACTATTGACATAGAGCTTATTTTAAGGGCTGAGGAATCTTTTGCTAGCGGTGTAATGGATTATAACTTGGTACAGGATATATTTTTAACAGACAGCTCAGGAAAGGTATTAGTAGATTTAGATAACGGGTATGAATTAGCCGGGCAAGAAGCAATGTGGGATATAGAAAGGTCCTCTGTAATGGTCTATGGTGGTAAAAGTACCATATTTCAAGGGAAATTGTATTTCAATAACATTTTGGTCATTACTGAACCTGTATATGATAGAAATTGGGATATTCTTGGTGCAGTGGGAAAGATCATAAATTTAAGTTCCCTGGCCGAAAAAGTACTGAAAAGCAAATTCGATAACAGCGGATATTTCTACTTTGTGGACTCGGAGGGTATCATTATTGGACATCCTGATCCTGAAAAAATCGGCATTAAGACTGAAAATGCTAAATTGATTGAAGTGCTTAGTGAGCTTGATAATAGTGATATTCAACAAAGCAGGGTAGATAAATACCAATATGAGGACAAGGAAAAATTCATGGCATATAAAGTTATTCCCGGACTAAAGTGGGTGGCAGTAGCCACTGAAGACATGGCTGAAATCAAGGAGCCAGCCTCTATTTCCTTCTACATCATTAATGTGGCCACAATTATGCTTGTTATTGGAGGTGCTTTTATCAGCATAAGAATATCACGGTCTATTACTAAACCTATAGAAAATTTAATGTATAATATGAAAATGGTTGAAGAAGGGGACTTAACAGTTCAATGCCATATTGACTCCAAGGATGAACTGGGTATGCTTTCTAATAGCTTTAATATGATGGTAGGAAAGCTGAATCTAAGCTACGATGAACTTTCTGCCTTATATGAGCAACTTTCAGCCACAGAAGAAGAGTTGAGGGCCCAGTATGAGGAACTGCAGATTAGTGAAGAAGCTCAACGAAAGAATGCAGAAAAATTAGAGTTTATGGTATACTATGATGTATTGACTCAACTGCCTAATAAAATGTCTTATATTCGTGAGTTGGATGAGAAACTATCAAACTTTAAAGAGGGTTGTTACAGCGGTGTAGTTATGCTTATAGATTTGGATAATTTTAAAAATATCAATGATACACTTGGACATGACTATGGAGACCTGCTGATAAAGGAGCTTGCAAAAAGGCTCAATAGTATAAAGGATAAGGATGATAGGCTATACCGAATTGGCGGAGATGAGTATGTTATTTTAAGAAATTCAGAAGAGGCTTATAAAGATGTGAGAGAGTTTGCCAATAGAATCTTAGATGTGATCAGTGAGAAGTACACTCTGGCGGATAAGAGCATCTATATATCAGGCAGCATAGGAATAGCTGAATACCCTAAGGATGGCAATTCTGCCAAGCTTATATTAAAGAGTGCAGATACAGCCATGAATCATGCAAAAGAAAAGGGAAAAAACAGATATGAACTCTTTGATAATTCAATGTATGATATATTAGAGAGAAAACTAAAAATAGAAGATATCCTTAGGAGGGCCCTTATAGAAAATGATTTCTATCTGGTATATCAGCCCCAATATGATATTGCCAGCAATAGAATCGTAGGCTTTGAAGCCCTGCTGAGAATTGACGAGGAAAAGTATGGAGCCATAGCACCTTCAGAATTTATACCTATTGCTGAAGAAACCGGGCTTATAGTACCTATAGGAGAGTGGGCCTTAAGGGAGGCCTGCACCAGAGATAGGATTTGGAGAAGGTTAGGATATAATTATGATACCTTGAGTGTTAATATTTCCTCTGTCCAATTGCAACATCCGGAATTTCTTGATAAAATTAAAGAAATAATAAAAGAAACCGGAATTTCTCCTCAAAACCTAGAGTTGGAGATCACAGAGAGCATTCTTATGGAATCCATAGACTATAGTGTCAGCATGCTCAGTCAGCTTAGAGCTATGGGTATTAATGTTGCTTTAGATGATTTTGGTACAGGGTATTCCTCACTGAATTACTTAAAGAAGCTGCCTATAACTACACTAAAAATGGATAAGTCCTTTATAGATGAAATATCTCTAAGTGACAAGGAGGAGGCAGTGGCTAAGTCCATAATTGATATGGCTCATACTATGGATCTGTATGTGGTGGCTGAAGGTGTAGAACTTCCGGAACAATTAGATATTTTATCAGCCCAGCAATGTGATAGGGTTCAGGGATATTTATTGAGCAAACCACTGCCGGAAAGTATGATAAGTGGAATCTTTACATAA
- a CDS encoding bifunctional metallophosphatase/5'-nucleotidase has product MKQEDSVRLTIVMTSDIHGNVLPISYNDNSYKPHGLAKIAALVNKIREKKGIDLLIDNGDLIQGTPLTYHYCKINNEGPNPIIEILNYLEYDALIVGNHEFNYGTEILNRAKQEAKFPWLTANILNSQDRECYFGKPYLIKEVKNGIKIGVLGVTTQYIPCWEDYRNIQGLIFEDAVTATQKWVRHLREVEHVDIVIVCYHGGFEKDLESGEPIGKITGENEAYEICQNVEGIDVLLTGHQHRVIENKLINNVLVLQPGSHGKYLGIVNITMQRKDKWKVKSKSSRVEPVKEAAVDQRVVAIISNYERDTQQWLDKPIGTIRGGMKITNPIEARLRETPLVELINKVQMEASGASISCASLFIEDVKSIKEKITMRDIVSNYIYPNTLRVLKVKGRDIKDALERSATYFERYDGKAVRVKGKDGINAFHHYNYDMWEGIEYKINISKEEGNRIEDLKYRGKQLDMEEEYEVVMNNYRAAGGGEYKMFKDKPVIKDIPTDVSELIANYIIERRNINGEVNNNWSVVY; this is encoded by the coding sequence ATGAAGCAGGAGGACAGTGTCAGGTTAACAATAGTAATGACCAGTGATATACATGGAAATGTACTGCCTATAAGTTATAATGACAATAGTTATAAGCCCCATGGATTGGCTAAGATAGCGGCCTTAGTAAATAAAATCCGCGAAAAGAAGGGGATAGATTTATTGATCGATAACGGTGACTTGATTCAGGGAACTCCCCTTACATATCACTACTGCAAGATTAATAATGAGGGACCAAATCCTATTATAGAAATATTGAATTATCTAGAATATGATGCTTTAATAGTAGGTAATCATGAGTTTAATTATGGAACAGAAATTCTAAACAGGGCAAAGCAGGAAGCTAAATTCCCTTGGCTTACAGCCAATATTCTGAACTCCCAGGACAGGGAATGCTATTTCGGTAAACCCTATCTTATTAAGGAAGTAAAAAACGGTATAAAAATAGGAGTATTGGGTGTAACCACACAATATATTCCCTGTTGGGAAGATTATCGGAATATCCAAGGTCTTATATTTGAAGATGCTGTTACTGCAACACAAAAGTGGGTGAGACATTTGCGGGAGGTTGAGCACGTAGACATTGTAATCGTTTGCTATCATGGGGGTTTTGAAAAAGATCTGGAAAGTGGTGAGCCCATAGGGAAGATAACCGGGGAAAATGAGGCCTATGAGATTTGTCAAAATGTTGAAGGCATAGATGTATTGTTAACAGGACATCAGCATAGAGTTATAGAGAATAAACTGATTAATAATGTTCTAGTTCTCCAGCCGGGCAGCCATGGCAAGTACTTGGGAATTGTAAATATAACTATGCAGCGTAAAGACAAATGGAAGGTTAAAAGTAAAAGCTCCAGAGTTGAGCCTGTTAAGGAGGCAGCGGTAGATCAAAGGGTAGTTGCTATTATAAGTAATTACGAGAGAGATACTCAGCAATGGCTTGATAAACCTATAGGGACAATAAGAGGTGGCATGAAAATTACAAATCCCATAGAGGCTAGGCTTAGGGAAACTCCCTTGGTAGAATTAATAAATAAAGTTCAGATGGAAGCCTCCGGGGCCTCTATATCCTGTGCTTCATTATTTATAGAAGATGTTAAGAGCATAAAAGAGAAAATTACCATGAGGGATATTGTTTCAAATTATATATATCCCAATACCCTGAGGGTACTAAAGGTCAAGGGAAGGGACATTAAGGACGCCCTGGAAAGAAGTGCAACCTACTTTGAAAGATATGATGGAAAGGCAGTCAGAGTAAAAGGTAAGGATGGGATTAATGCCTTTCACCATTATAACTACGATATGTGGGAGGGCATTGAATATAAAATAAATATATCCAAAGAAGAGGGAAACAGGATAGAGGATTTGAAATATCGTGGTAAACAGCTGGATATGGAAGAGGAATACGAGGTTGTCATGAATAATTACAGGGCTGCGGGAGGAGGCGAGTATAAAATGTTTAAGGATAAGCCCGTGATAAAGGATATTCCTACTGATGTATCAGAGCTCATTGCCAATTATATAATTGAAAGAAGAAATATTAACGGGGAGGTCAATAATAATTGGAGTGTAGTTTACTGA
- a CDS encoding DedA family protein encodes MNDIIQAALKEITHVSPWVEYFVLLVSGVLQMIFPPYPGDTILVLSGCLLSLGMEGGNAPILASYVIGTIVSSYALYLLGLRNGEAVLNYKLVEKYFHKERQDKVKQLIWKYGIFIFFISKFIPGLNSITIVFGGIFKYSPLATLIVISISSLVHNFIFFLIGKGIGYNLDKIDKFLSTYNTVALVLFLGCIIAFVVYKLKKRHKSQRVKP; translated from the coding sequence ATGAATGACATCATTCAAGCAGCATTAAAGGAAATAACTCATGTTTCGCCTTGGGTTGAATATTTTGTATTACTTGTTTCGGGGGTACTTCAAATGATATTCCCCCCCTACCCGGGAGATACTATATTAGTGTTGAGTGGATGCCTTTTAAGTCTTGGAATGGAAGGCGGAAATGCACCAATACTTGCATCATATGTAATTGGAACCATTGTATCAAGTTATGCACTGTATTTACTAGGCCTAAGGAATGGTGAAGCAGTATTAAACTATAAGCTGGTAGAAAAGTATTTTCATAAGGAAAGACAAGACAAAGTCAAGCAGCTTATATGGAAATATGGCATTTTTATATTTTTCATTAGCAAGTTTATACCGGGATTAAATTCTATAACCATTGTATTTGGAGGAATATTTAAGTATAGTCCTTTAGCAACCCTAATAGTTATAAGCATTTCATCTCTGGTACATAACTTCATATTTTTCCTTATAGGCAAGGGAATTGGTTATAATTTAGATAAAATAGATAAATTTCTATCTACCTATAACACTGTTGCCCTTGTATTGTTTTTAGGCTGTATTATCGCCTTTGTAGTATACAAGCTGAAAAAGCGTCATAAGAGTCAAAGGGTAAAACCATAG